In Dyella terrae, one DNA window encodes the following:
- a CDS encoding sigma-54-dependent transcriptional regulator, translated as MHHSPLYENSMPLSAPTILLVDDDASYRNAAAAHATLKGCKVIPAATYAEAQAAASAHEYDLALVDLDLPDGNGLDLLNDIALARAGQAVVVTAFPTMDTAVRAVKSAAIDYLIKPIRGAQLNELFDRAIASAAQRQGEPEPDKVGALIGKSGAMRHVFAAITRVASTDATVLISGESGTGKELAARALHELSGRKGDFVAVNCGAVAHELLPSELFGHARGSFTGAIREHAGFFEQAQGGTLFLDEFTEMPLALQTHLLRVLEERKITRVGADKSRSIDVRVIAACNRDPFSAVQEGMLRSDLYYRLMDFPIHMPPLRERVGDIALLAAHFLRQLNQRYAAHLQFAPGTLESLERYAWPGNVRELRHRIQRAFVLAEDVVDLSLLPPPPGSPGRDSGALNMEVGMTLEQVERRMLMTTLAHYGYDKVRAAQVLGISTKTIYNKLARYAASDEATRRT; from the coding sequence ATGCACCACTCGCCTCTGTACGAGAACAGCATGCCCCTCTCCGCTCCCACCATCCTGCTCGTCGATGACGATGCGTCCTATCGCAATGCTGCCGCGGCGCACGCGACGCTCAAGGGCTGCAAGGTCATTCCTGCAGCGACTTATGCCGAGGCACAAGCGGCCGCCAGCGCGCATGAATACGACCTGGCCCTGGTCGACCTGGACCTGCCTGATGGCAACGGCCTGGATCTGCTGAACGACATCGCGCTGGCGCGTGCCGGCCAGGCCGTCGTAGTCACCGCATTTCCGACCATGGATACCGCCGTGCGCGCCGTCAAATCCGCGGCCATCGATTACCTGATCAAGCCGATCCGCGGCGCGCAGCTCAATGAGCTTTTCGACCGGGCCATCGCCAGTGCGGCGCAGCGCCAGGGCGAGCCGGAACCGGACAAGGTGGGCGCGCTTATTGGCAAGAGTGGCGCGATGCGCCACGTCTTTGCGGCCATCACCCGCGTTGCTTCGACCGATGCCACCGTGCTCATCTCAGGCGAGAGCGGCACGGGCAAGGAACTGGCCGCCCGCGCGCTGCACGAGCTGAGTGGACGCAAGGGTGATTTCGTGGCGGTGAATTGCGGCGCCGTGGCCCATGAGCTACTTCCCAGCGAATTATTTGGCCACGCCCGGGGAAGTTTTACCGGCGCCATCAGGGAGCACGCCGGCTTCTTCGAGCAGGCGCAGGGTGGCACCCTGTTCCTGGACGAGTTCACCGAAATGCCCCTGGCCCTGCAGACGCATCTGCTACGCGTTCTCGAGGAACGAAAAATCACGCGCGTCGGCGCCGACAAAAGTCGCAGCATCGATGTCCGTGTCATCGCGGCATGCAATCGCGATCCCTTCAGCGCGGTGCAGGAGGGGATGCTGCGCTCGGACCTCTACTACCGCCTCATGGATTTCCCCATCCACATGCCACCGTTGCGCGAGCGCGTGGGCGACATTGCCTTGCTGGCCGCCCATTTCCTGCGACAACTCAATCAGCGCTACGCGGCGCACCTGCAATTCGCTCCGGGTACCCTGGAAAGCCTTGAGCGTTACGCCTGGCCCGGCAACGTGCGCGAATTGCGGCATCGCATCCAGCGTGCCTTCGTCCTCGCCGAAGACGTCGTTGACTTGTCTTTGCTGCCACCACCACCGGGTTCACCCGGCCGTGACAGTGGCGCACTCAACATGGAAGTGGGGATGACGCTCGAACAGGTCGAGCGTCGGATGCTGATGACCACGCTGGCGCACTACGGCTACGACAAAGTCCGCGCCGCCCAAGTACTTGGCATCAGCACGAAGACGATCTACAACAAGCTGGCCCGCTACGCGGCCAGCGACGAGGCGACAAGACGTACATGA
- a CDS encoding response regulator, producing the protein MNLIMVVEDDADIMAVTSMLLEDEGYEVLQASQASEALAFARQHPEIDVVFTDVNLREGVNGIELARDLKAQGSQASMIVVSGDLGWAHTRLDADMRFLAKPYTRKDLIEAVSQACSRHHA; encoded by the coding sequence GTGAACCTGATCATGGTCGTGGAAGACGACGCCGACATCATGGCTGTCACCAGCATGCTGCTTGAAGACGAGGGCTACGAGGTACTGCAGGCATCGCAGGCAAGTGAAGCCCTGGCGTTCGCCCGGCAACATCCGGAGATCGACGTCGTGTTTACTGACGTGAACCTGCGCGAAGGCGTGAATGGCATCGAACTGGCGCGTGACCTGAAAGCACAGGGCAGCCAGGCCTCCATGATCGTGGTTTCCGGTGACCTGGGCTGGGCGCATACCCGGCTCGATGCGGACATGCGATTCCTCGCCAAGCCCTACACCCGCAAAGACCTGATCGAAGCGGTGTCGCAAGCGTGTTCACGGCACCACGCCTGA
- a CDS encoding CBS domain-containing protein: protein MHARDIMTAHPRCCGADDTLEHAARLMAEEDVGEIPVIDAAHHVVGVITDRDIVLRCVAQGESATLGPVGKYMTAPALCLGEDASLEDVAHLMASQRIRRVPITDGEQLLCGIVALADLEKTDARSLKMKVAERVSAPH, encoded by the coding sequence ATGCACGCAAGGGACATCATGACGGCGCATCCACGTTGCTGTGGCGCCGACGATACGCTCGAACACGCGGCGCGCCTGATGGCGGAAGAGGACGTGGGCGAGATTCCGGTGATTGATGCGGCGCATCATGTCGTGGGCGTGATTACTGATCGCGACATCGTCCTGCGCTGCGTTGCCCAGGGCGAGAGCGCCACGCTTGGCCCCGTGGGCAAATACATGACGGCGCCGGCCCTGTGCCTGGGAGAAGACGCATCGCTTGAAGACGTTGCCCACCTCATGGCGAGCCAGCGCATTCGTCGCGTGCCCATCACTGATGGCGAGCAATTGCTCTGCGGCATTGTCGCGCTCGCCGATCTTGAAAAGACCGACGCCCGTTCACTGAAGATGAAGGTAGCTGAACGTGTATCCGCGCCCCATTGA
- a CDS encoding GAF domain-containing protein — protein sequence MAKVSGGPCPHRAVQELLDVMREHVGARLCLIVKVDPQHGEGGIHWRSPAAHGVTDSALTGLDGTLTERALIAGGPATWFRGQIPSDPWPDSEGLQRGVVLPLVRGDNVFGSLGIYFSDDTVIDRELLDGLDRFTTLMWPLLRWDSMDGHTQTHESAGFVAQDPQWAHQVNNVLGSIVLHADLALTLHKKQPGDRVSQLLEEICAETIRCAQVVQQYGSH from the coding sequence ATGGCCAAAGTGAGCGGGGGGCCGTGTCCGCACCGTGCCGTCCAGGAGTTGCTGGATGTGATGCGCGAGCATGTGGGGGCCCGGCTTTGCCTCATCGTGAAAGTCGATCCGCAGCACGGCGAAGGCGGCATCCACTGGCGAAGCCCGGCCGCACATGGCGTCACCGACTCGGCACTCACCGGACTCGATGGCACCCTGACCGAACGGGCGCTGATCGCGGGCGGTCCGGCGACGTGGTTTCGAGGTCAAATACCCTCGGATCCCTGGCCAGACAGCGAGGGTTTGCAGCGCGGCGTCGTGCTTCCGCTGGTGCGGGGCGATAACGTATTTGGCTCGCTGGGCATCTATTTCAGCGACGATACGGTGATTGATCGCGAACTCCTGGACGGGCTGGATCGCTTCACCACGCTGATGTGGCCACTGCTGCGATGGGACAGCATGGACGGGCATACCCAGACCCACGAAAGCGCCGGATTCGTTGCCCAAGATCCTCAGTGGGCCCATCAGGTCAACAATGTGCTTGGCTCCATCGTTTTGCACGCGGACCTGGCGCTCACGCTGCACAAGAAGCAGCCTGGCGATCGCGTGAGCCAGTTGCTGGAGGAGATCTGCGCGGAGACGATTCGTTGCGCGCAAGTCGTCCAGCAGTACGGAAGCCACTGA
- a CDS encoding stress-induced protein → MAVNDNTGVTPAPRGFARMDSQRQKEVSSLGGRTAHARGNAHEFTAEEARLAGHKGGQVVSANREHMAAIGRIGGRRERKPNKAVESLD, encoded by the coding sequence ATGGCAGTAAACGACAACACTGGCGTAACTCCGGCACCTCGTGGTTTCGCACGCATGGACAGCCAGCGACAGAAGGAGGTGTCCTCATTGGGTGGCCGTACGGCCCATGCACGCGGCAATGCCCACGAATTCACGGCCGAGGAGGCACGCCTCGCCGGCCACAAGGGCGGACAGGTAGTGAGCGCGAACCGGGAACACATGGCGGCGATCGGCCGGATTGGCGGCCGCCGTGAGCGCAAGCCCAACAAGGCGGTCGAATCGCTCGACTGA